TTTGTGTGGGCTGACACCAGTGGGGGCGACAAACAGGTTTCCCCCATCGCCATAGATAACGTCCAAACCGCCTTCGCCGAGCAGCTGAAAAACGGCTTGTACAAACCGGCAGCCAAACCCGATCAGGCCGATTTTATTGCCCGTTATTATGTCGCCGAAGCCGCTGAAACCATTGATCGCAGCCCTCGCCTCGGTATTGGCCTGGGTAGTTTTACGGGAAATTTCGGTTTAAGCACGTCGGTTGGGGTGCCGCTGGGTAAAGATACCGTGGTACGCAACATCCATATTATTATTGATCTGTTAAACCCAAAAGATATGAAGCTGACTTGGCGCGGCTCGCTGGTCGTTGAACTGAACAACAAAGATCCCAAGGCAAATCAAATCGCAATCAATGAGGCCGTTGCCGAAATCTGGTCGCAATTTCCACCTAAACCTTAAGGCAAAAATCCGCAGCCCGACCCAAAATACAAAGGGTCGGTTACGGTTTAAAAACATGGGGA
The DNA window shown above is from Spongiibacter sp. IMCC21906 and carries:
- a CDS encoding DUF4136 domain-containing protein: MKMRLLITALTVMFLAACSSTKVITDYNPRANFSGYQQFVWADTSGGDKQVSPIAIDNVQTAFAEQLKNGLYKPAAKPDQADFIARYYVAEAAETIDRSPRLGIGLGSFTGNFGLSTSVGVPLGKDTVVRNIHIIIDLLNPKDMKLTWRGSLVVELNNKDPKANQIAINEAVAEIWSQFPPKP